Proteins from one bacterium genomic window:
- a CDS encoding Uma2 family endonuclease, producing MGLPAKKIEERWTYGDYLKWPNEERWELIDGIAYDMSPSPSRRHQEIVGSIFVQFHNYLKDKSCQVYVAPFDVRLPEADEAEEEIETVVQPDIVVVCETKKLDDRGCLGAPDIIIEILSPYTAKKDLITKYHLYERHQVKQYWIFDPITEEVVIFKLKENKYVEPEEYKKEEKIQVDIFKGLEIDLSTIFPAE from the coding sequence ATGGGGCTTCCTGCAAAAAAAATAGAAGAACGATGGACTTATGGTGATTATCTAAAATGGCCAAATGAAGAACGGTGGGAATTGATAGATGGAATAGCCTATGATATGAGTCCATCTCCTTCAAGAAGGCATCAGGAAATAGTTGGGAGTATATTTGTCCAATTCCATAATTATTTAAAGGACAAATCCTGTCAGGTGTATGTTGCCCCTTTTGATGTCCGATTGCCTGAGGCTGACGAGGCGGAGGAAGAGATAGAAACCGTAGTTCAACCAGATATTGTCGTTGTTTGTGAGACGAAGAAACTTGATGACCGTGGATGTCTCGGTGCCCCGGATATAATCATAGAAATATTATCCCCATACACCGCCAAAAAAGACCTGATTACCAAATACCACTTATATGAAAGGCATCAGGTCAAACAGTACTGGATATTTGACCCGATAACTGAAGAGGTGGTGATATTTAAACTTAAAGAGAATAAATATGTAGAGCCTGAAGAATATAAAAAAGAAGAGAAGATACAGGTGGATATCTTTAAAGGTTTAGAAATAGATTTGAGCACAATATTTCCTGCTGAGTGA